In one window of Henckelia pumila isolate YLH828 chromosome 1, ASM3356847v2, whole genome shotgun sequence DNA:
- the LOC140881492 gene encoding uncharacterized protein, translated as MAYNKGPIPILWSKEAQMVVSQLAFIHWLETDKLMTHMDFDQKLIACSSSTSKFVLNDDDYFGGLFMMHDELFAYAEKRVSCGDYDSPRKAAELLVAIHGKLPMFFKVTREHDFWDGLYMILRRKKKNRRAPDAYRWSTAHIHPGRRHLGCQS; from the exons ATGGCATATAACAA GGGGCCCATACCCATTCTTTGGAGTAAGGAGGCACAGATGGTGGTGTCACAACTTGCTTTCATCCATTGGTTGGAAACCGATAAACTTATGACCCATATGGATTTTGACCAAAAACTAATTGCGT GTAGCAGCAGTACGTCCAAGTTTGTATTGAACGATGACGATTATTTTGGTG GTCTCTTTATGATGCACGATGAATTG TTTGCATACGCTGAGAAGCGAGTGTCTTGTGGGGATTATGATTCTCCGAGAAAAGCAGCCGAGCTCCTGGTAGCTATCCATGGAAAACTGCCCATGTTCTTTAAGGTCACCCGGGAACATGACTTTTGGGATG GATTATATATGATTCtccgaagaaaaaaaaaaaacagacgaGCTCCTGATGCATATCGATGGAGTACTGCGCACATTCACCCGGGAAGAAGACATTTGGGATGCCAAAGTTGA
- the LOC140891051 gene encoding probable linoleate 9S-lipoxygenase 5: MMEKLLGTICGTSRDGSEIERKKKIKGTVVLLKKNVMDCTDVCASVLDRFYEIFGKGVSFQLISSAHADSANGGRGKVGKAAYLEKWVSKITSLSAEFNITFHWDIETLGIPGALIVKNHHHSQFYLKTITLQDVPQHGTLHFVCNSWVYPTRRYEYDRVFFTNKTYLPGDTPEPLRLYREEELIYLRGTGSGMLKPWDRVYDYAYYNDLGSLEKGTEYSRPVLGGSNEYPYPRRGRTGRPSNKKDPNSETRLPLLSLNIYVPKDEIFSQVKFSDFIGYALKSLGQVLIPEIKSLFDKTLNEFDTFQDVLNLYEGGIKLPDGVSLHKIRKCVPWELLKELLRSDGERFLKFPMPDVIKEDRTAWRTDEEFGREMLAGVNPVIIRRLEEFPPRSKLDPDVYGDQSSTMAREHIEKHMKGLTVDHAIASNRLFILDHHDAMMTYLRRINTTTTKTYATRTLLLLEKNSRLKPIAIELSLPHENGDKHSAVSQVFTPRETGVEGSVWQLAKAYAAVNDSGYHQLISHWLNTHAVIEPFIIATNRQLSVIHPIYKILKPHFRDTMHINALARQILINAGGVVETTVFPSRYAMEMSSAVYKNWNFTEQALPEDLLKRGMAIKDPTKPHGLRLLIDDYPYAVDGLDIWSAIEAWVKKYCRLYYPTNQTIQADSELQSWWTEIREVGHGDLKNEPWWPKLRTQKELIKTCTTIIWIASALHAAVNFGQYSYAGYLPNRPTVSRRFMPKPGTREFTELESNPDSAFLKTITPQFQTLLGVSLIEILSRHSADEIYLGQRDDPEWTDDGRAREAFREFSCALMEIEKRISERNDARRFRNRRGPVELPYTLLYPNTSDESKEGGLGVKGIPNSISV; encoded by the exons ATGATGGAGAAATTACTGGGAACGATATGCGGCACGTCGAGGGACGGTTCGGAGAttgagaggaagaagaagatcaaaGGCACAGTTGTGTTGCTGAAAAAGAATGTGATGGACTGCACAGATGTTTGTGCTTCAGTTCTTGATAGGTTTTatgagatctttgggaaaggtGTGTCATTTCAGCTCATCAGTAGTGCTCATGCTGACTCTG CAAATGGAGGAAGAGGCAAGGTTGGGAAAGCAGCATACTTGGAGAAATGGGTGTCAAAAATAACTTCACTTTCAGCAGAATTCAACATTACATTCCATTGGGATATTGAGACATTGGGAATTCCAGGTGCTCTTATTGTTAAAAATCATCATCACAGCCAGTTTTACCTCAAGACAATCACATTACAAGATGTTCCTCAACATGGTACACTCCATTTTGTGTGCAATTCTTGGGTTTATCCCACTCGTCGGTACGAATACGATCGCGTGTTCTTCACAAATAAG ACATATTTGCCAGGTGACACACCGGAACCTCTTCGTTTATACAGAGAAGAAGAACTTATCTATCTTCGTGGGACTGGTTCGGGCATGCTGAAGCCTTGGGACCGAGTGTATGACTATGCATACTACAATGACTTAGGAAGTCTCGAAAAAGGGACAGAGTATTCTCGCCCAGTGCTCGGTGGATCGAACGAATACCCTTATCCGCGTAGAGGAAGAACTGGTCGTCCGTCGAACAAAAAAG ATCCCAACTCAGAAACCAGATTGCCTCTCCTGAGTTTAAACATTTACGTACCCAAGGACGAAATTTTTAGTCAAGTGAAGTTCTCGGATTTCATTGGCTATGCATTGAAATCCCTCGGTCAAGTACTGATCCCGGAGATCAAGTCCTTGTTCGACAAAACTCTTAACGAGTTCGACACTTTCCAAGACGTGTTAAACTTATACGAAGGCGGGATCAAACTCCCTGATGGAGTTTCACTGCACAAGATCAGGAAATGCGTCCCTTGGGAGCTGCTAAAAGAGCTTCTCCGTTCGGATGGGGAGCGATTCCTTAAATTTCCTATGCCAGATGTAATCAAAG AGGATAGAACGGCTTGGAGAACTGATGAAGAGTTTGGACGAGAAATGCTAGCTGGAGTGAACCCTGTGATCATACGACGTCTTGAG GAGTTTCCACCTAGAAGCAAACTAGATCCCGACGTGTACGGTGACCAGAGCAGTACCATGGCAAGAGAGCACATAGAAAAACACATGAAAGGGCTTACGGTAGACCAT GCAATAGCAAGTAACAGATTGTTCATATTAGATCATCACGATGCAATGATGACGTATCTCAGACGGATTAACACGACTACCACGAAAACTTACGCCACCAGAACTCTCCTCCTACTCGAAAAAAACAGCAGGTTGAAGCCAATAGCAATTGAATTAAGCTTGCCACATGAAAATGGGGACAAACATAGTGCAGTAAGCCAAGTATTTACCCCTCGTGAGACTGGAGTCGAGGGCTCGGTTTGGCAACTAGCTAAAGCTTATGCAGCAGTAAATGATTCGGGATACCATCAGTTGATAAGCCACTG GTTGAATACACATGCAGTGATCGAGCCATTTATAATCGCAACAAATCGGCAGCTGAGTGTGATTCACCCAATATACAAGATTCTGAAACCACATTTCCGCGATACAATGCATATAAACGCGTTGGCACGGCAAATCTTGATCAATGCTGGTGGTGTGGTTGAGACAACTGTTTTTCCATCAAGATATGCCATGGAAATGTCCTCTGCTGTTTACAAGAATTGGAACTTCACCGAACAGGCGCTCCCTGAAGATCTTCTCAAAAG AGGAATGGCGATAAAAGATCCAACCAAGCCCCACGGCCTTCGCCTCCTAATAGACGACTACCCCTATGCTGTGGATGGCCTAGACATCTGGTCAGCAATAGAAGCCTGGGTTAAGAAATACTGCCGTTTATACTATCCCACAAACCAAACGATTCAAGCAGACTCTGAGCTGCAATCCTGGTGGACCGAGATACGGGAAGTTGGCCACGGAGACTTAAAAAATGAGCCGTGGTGGCCGAAACTACGCACTCAAAAAGAACTCATCAAAACATGCACCACCATAATTTGGATAGCTTCAGCCCTTCACGCAGCAGTAAATTTTGGACAATATTCCTACGCTGGCTACCTCCCGAACCGCCCCACCGTGAGCCGACGTTTCATGCCTAAGCCAGGAACACGCGAGTTCACAGAACTCGAATCAAATCCAGACTCGGCGTTCTTGAAAACTATCACACCCCAGTTCCAAACCCTTCTTGGTGTTTCTTTGATAGAAATCTTGTCGAGGCATTCGGCGGATGAGATctatctcgggcagagggacgATCCAGAGTGGACGGATGATGGTCGAGCCAGAGAAGCTTTTCGAGAGTTCAGTTGTGCATTAATGGAGATTGAGAAGAGAATCTCGGAGAGGAATGATGCGAGGAGATTTAGGAATCGACGGGGTCCAGTTGAGTTGCCTTATACATTGTTGTATCCGAATACATCGGATGAAAGTAAAGAGGGAGGACTTGGGGTTAAGGGGATTCCAAATAGTATCTCTGTTTGA
- the LOC140875616 gene encoding uncharacterized protein gives MRDFPSCFGENGVQVADASCSSVGSSKVSQNSVTSIYKCKLFAKTCLISIVWGKNLMGQCLSVEIGDVSNNFICKVDVRSSLFSKKKGSKFFEVNSGKIEVFWDLSLAKFGSGLEPLEGYYVAVVCKGEMVLVIGDLKKEVFQKTGAKFSLSGAIFISKREHIYGKRVFGTKAQFCDNGQIHDLRIECDTNLSDDPCLLVRVDAKTVMQIRHLKWKFRGNYTILVDGLPVEVFWDVHNWFFGQSLGNAVFMFQTSSSAEKLWTSPSISDSSMFSWSCSESFRESKPSGLGFSLFLYAWKNE, from the coding sequence ATGAGGGATTTCCCGTCTTGCTTTGGGGAAAATGGAGTTCAAGTTGCTGATGCTTCTTGCTCAAGTGTGGGCTCGAGTAAAGTCTCTCAGaattctgttacttctatttATAAATGTAAATTGTTTGCTAAAACTTGTTTAATCAGCATTGTGTGGGGAAAAAACTTGATGGGTCAATGTCTTAGTGTTGAAATAGGTGATGTGTCGAATAATTTCATATGTAAAGTAGATGTGAGATCTTCTCTCTTCTCCAAGAAGAAAGGGTCCAAGTTTTTCGAAGTGAACTCTGGCAAGATTGAAGTGTTTTGGGACCTTTCTTTGGCAAAATTTGGATCTGGGCTTGAGCCATTAGAGGGATATTATGTTGCAGTTGTGTGTAAAGGAGAGATGGTTCTGGTTATTGGGGATCTGAAGAAGGAGGTTTTTCAGAAAACTGGGGCAAAATTTTCCCTCTCCGGTGCAATTTTCATTTCTAAGAGAGAACACATTTATGGGAAGAGGGTTTTTGGTACCAAGGCACAGTTTTGTGATAATGGGCAGATTCATGACCTGAGAATTGAATGTGACACGAATTTGAGCGACGATCCATGCCTTCTGGTTCGCGTCGATGCAAAAACCGTGATGCAGATCAGGCATCTTAAGTGGAAATTCAGAGGGAATTACACGATCTTGGTCGATGGGCTACCGGTCGAAGTGTTTTGGGATGTCCATAATTGGTTTTTTGGGCAGAGTTTAGGGAATGCTGTGTTCATGTTTCAAACTAGTTCATCTGCGGAGAAGTTGTGGACTAGCCCCTCGATTTCGGATTCATCTATGTTCTCTTGGAGCTGCTCAGAGAGTTTCAGGGAGTCTAAACCATCAGGTCTtggtttttctttgtttttgtaTGCTTGGAAGAATGAATAG